Genomic segment of Hydra vulgaris chromosome 11, alternate assembly HydraT2T_AEP:
TATCATTATATCTTAAGCATCTTCTTttcttacaaaattattttctaagcaaaattataccaaatttatactaaaattataCCTTCTGTTGGAAACTCTTCAAAATCATCATCTTCTTCTAGGGCTCCAAGATCAAACTTCTTttcattatcttttaaatctttcttCTGCTTTGAATCTTTACCAGATGACataattataattactttaaaaccaAGGTAAAAAATgcaagtatttaaaaagtaattttaatgatttatttttaaggtttcaaattatttatactgaaataaacataaaactttattatttctagttttatgattttattaaaaaactctttaaaaaattaacacaataaaatgttaattttagtgtttagaaaaaaattaaattatttctataaattaaattaaattattaaactattgtCACTAACAGTATTTTAGctaatataaaatcattataaaaaataatcatgcaTATTTTCAAGCACTAATATGTATTTCTATTTAACAATGCGCATATAAATTAAGAACCTAGTATATCTATTATCAAACAATCCATTTCATACAACGAGTGTCCTTATGTGTTTTTAAGCAGCCTACACAGCAATATCGCACACCACATGTTACACATGTATAGCTTGAAATAAAACCACACACAGAACAAAAATGACGCTCTGGCAATTTTGATTTTGGTGCCACTGCATTGAAATAATCTGGtgtgttttcttttctttcagACTGGGCTTCTTCTAAAAGGGCTGGAAATGAACGCTTggctttatgtttaaatatgtcCCCAAGTTTAAGCTTACGCTTTTTTTTTGATTCCATACTATCACTAAAAGATGgtaatttagtttttgcaacATATAAATTCATTTGTTGGTGAGGATCTTCATGAAAATTGTCATTTTCCAGAGATGCTAATtgtcttttttgtcttttaattcTTGTTTCATGATCAATAACACGATTTTTGCTTAGATCTTTAATTCTGGAAGAACCACGTTTTTCTGACATTCCCATTACGgttggttaaaaaattttttccatattttttatgCAGAATGATTAATTTTCTAAATGACCAATCTATCTTATTATTTGGCCTtcctaattattaaatattttaatcatgtCTAGCTTTTATAGATGAATCAAACAAATATATCatagataaaaataactatttaactcataaaaatgtattaaaaattctttttatataaaaaatgcaatgtaTTAACAAATTAACGTACTTAAACAGTTTTGAGGGATTAAGATATTCAATATATtcaattatagtaa
This window contains:
- the LOC100208792 gene encoding zinc finger HIT domain-containing protein 1 — its product is MGMSEKRGSSRIKDLSKNRVIDHETRIKRQKRQLASLENDNFHEDPHQQMNLYVAKTKLPSFSDSMESKKKRKLKLGDIFKHKAKRSFPALLEEAQSERKENTPDYFNAVAPKSKLPERHFCSVCGFISSYTCVTCGVRYCCVGCLKTHKDTRCMKWIV